The DNA segment GCAAATTCCATTTAACGCCAAGTCCCGTCTCCCAGCTGTGGTCCTCAGGCTCCCTTTAAAGTTCCAGGAGACAGTAAAAGCAAACAAGACACTGCTTGCAAAGAGTTACAAACTCTCCTAACGTTGGATACTATGAAATATTATTCCTTGGTTCATTCCTCGCCATTCTGAAATATCCTGTGCATCAGTGTGGTGGAGTTCCACCTGCCCTCTCCTGTCTTCCACCTGCCCAAAGGCTTCACTTCTGTTTTACCCCCCgtttcagccagctctgggggcaGCCTCTGGTTGGGGCAAACACCCTGCCCGTGCTCCCAGCGATGCCTCCTGAGAAgccaaacccaaaccagcacttccagcctggctgctgagcacagaggtgCCCGGTTACCTTCTTGCGGCGCGAGCCCGTCTTGCTCATGCAGGACCTCTCCAGGGACAGGTACCCCCCGATCACTTCAATCTCGTTCACCGTGGGGTAGCGCTTTTTATGAGATATCCCCACTTGGGGCCCATCAGCGTTCTCCACGGCTTTGCCTCTTCCTTTGCcgtcctcttcctcctcctcttcctcccgcTGTGGCCTTCCGCTGGCATCGGCGAGAGCCTGCAGCCCCGGGCCCACGGGTTTCCTTTTGGGCACGACAGTGAAGGTGCTGCCTCCCctctgctggggagcagagtgTGGTCTGTAGAGGGGCACGGAGGAAATCTCCATCTCCAGGTCAGGGCCAGCTCCTCCGGGCTGATTCGCCAAGCTCCCGGTCCTCgcagctgggccagccctgGGAAGAAGCTCCCCGCTGTCCGGCTCCACAATGTCATCGATGTAAGTCACAGGTACCAAGGGATCCAGAGGCGCCGCTGGGGAAGTGATGGGCTCTTCCTGCTCCGGGGCGGAGGCCCTGGGAGGCTCCTGGGGTGCCTTCTCCTCCGAGGGCGCCGGGCCTGGCCTGGCAACCTGGGGCTGAGCCGGGCTGCCCTCCCGGCGGGGCACGAAGACGAAGGAATTGCGCGAATTCAGGCGCAGCTTGGCCAGAGCCTGTGCCTGCAGGTCGTGGGCTGGGATGGCCGCCAAGTCGGGCTTGGGGGCCGGGTGGATTTCGAAGGAGCCCCCGGCCCGCGGGGCTGAGGCGGAGAGCGGCCGAGTGGCACTGGGGGCCGGACTGGCACTGGGCAGGGGCGACACGGCCGCTTCGGCCTCCTCCGCCTTTGGCCTCCTGGCGTTGGCTCTGGCATGGGAAGGGCTGGTGGATGGCACTGGTGGCCCCTTGGGCGTCGCGGGGCGGCCGGCGGGGACAGCACCGGGCTCGGGGACGCGGGTGCTGGGGGGCTGCCCCCGGGGAGTGACCGTGAAGGAGTTGGAGCTGATCTTGTGGAGAAAGCAGTTGGCCTGAGGGGCCGCAGCCTTGGGGGCCGCTGGCACCgcctggggggctgcagcccgGGGGGGAGCCGGGGTGGGCTGGGGGGGCACGGGCTGGGGGGTGACAGCCCGGGGAGGGGGTGCGGGCTGGGGGGTGACAATCCGGGCAGGGGGTGCCGTGGGTTGGGGGGTGACAGCCCGTGGGGAAACCGTGGGCGGGGGAGTGACAACCCTCGGGGGGCCCGTGGGCGGAGGGGTGACAGCCCGGGGGGGAGCCGGCTGCAGGACCGTGGGCTGGGGGGCCACCGGCACCGCGGGCGGAGTGGCGGCCCGGGGGGAAACCGGGAGCGGCGGAGGGGTGGCCGGGACCGCCGGTGGAGATGCCGGTCCCGCCTTTGGCGCCGGAGCCCGGGGGAAGCCGGGTCCCTTGTGGNNNNNNNNNNNNNNNNNNNNNNNNNNNNNNNNNNNNNNNNNNNNNNNNNNNNNNNNNNNNNNNNNNNNNNNNNNNNNNNNNNNNNNNNNNNNNNNNNNNNNNNNNNNNNNNNNNNNNNNNNNNNNNNNNNNNNNNNNNNNNNNNNNNNNNNNNNNNNNNNNNNNNNNNNNNNNNNNNNNNNNNNNNNNNNNNNNNNNNNNNNNNNNNNNNNNNNNNNNNNNNNNNNNNNNNNNNNNNNNNNNNNNNNNNNNNNNNNNNNNNNNNNNNNNNNNNNNNNNNNNNNNNNNNNNNNNNNNNNNNNNNNNNNNNNNNNNNNNNNNNNNNNNNNNNNNNNNNNNNNNNNNNNNNNNNNNNNNNNNNNNNNNNNNNNNNNNNNNNNNNNNNNNNNNNNNNNNNNNNNNNNNNNNNNNNNNNNNNNNNNNNNNNNNNNNNNNNNNNNNNNNNNNNNNNNNNNNNNNNNNNNNNNNNNNNNNNNNNNNNNNNNNNNNNNNNNNNNNNNNNNNNNNNNNNNNNNNNNNNNNNNNNNNNNNNNNNNNNNNNNNNNNNNNNNNNNNNNNNNNNNNNNNNNNNNNNNNNNNNNNNNNNNNNNNNNNNNNNNNNNNNNNNNNNNNNNNNNNNNNNNNNNNNNNNNNNNNNNNNNNNNNNNNNNNNNNNNNNNNNNNNNNNNNNNNNNNNNNNNNNNNNNNNNNNNNNNNNNNNNNNNNNNNNNNNNNNNNNNNNNNNNNNNNNNNNNNNNNNNNNNNNNNNNNNNNNNNNNNNNNNNNNNNNNNNNNNNNNNNNNNNNNNNNNNNNNNNNNNNNNNNNNNGCGGCACCGCCCCCGGGCCGGGCACGGCCGGCCCCCCATGGGCCGCACCGGGACCAGCGCTCCGCCCCCGCCGCCCGGGAAGGGGCCCGGGCGCGGTGCTGTGACCTGGTGTGACAGAGCCCACCGCCCGCATCGCCCTCTGCTCACACACAGGAGACCCCCGGCACGGGACACGAGCCACCGTGACCGACACAGAATCCCAATATTTGCCTATTCCCCCATGTCGCGCTGGTCCGTCTGGTGCCAGCCGAGGACAGGATCGAAAAGCGCCTCTCGGGGATGTCGGTCACCGTGGCAGGCGGAGCAGGGATCCAGCCCCGAACTCTGGAGCAATGTCTGTGGTACCCGGACCCTCAGAGGAGCGTTTTAGGGAGAGCTCTGATGAACACGAGTGGCGTTTTCCGTAGCATATGGCAGAAATAGAACATTTTCCCCATTTAactctgctgcccagggagatcGTGGAGTcttccctctctggagacatcccaaacccacctggacgcgttcctgtgtcacctgctccgggtgaccctgccttggcaggaggCTGGACTGGAcgatctccagaggtcccttccaaccccagctaTTCTGTAATTCAGTGATTCGGTGATTCATTGACAGCCACTTGTTGGACACAAAAGCGCTGCCGCCGCGTTATTTTCAGTCAGCTCCTGTTATCAGCCGCCCGCAGGTGTCTTTGGGAATTGTGCGCGATCAGGAAACGATCGCACTTCCCACACCTCCCAAATCCTGGCCTGGGAGACTCGGGGGACACGAGTGACATGAGATAACCTTTGGGCAGGACTCGGGGAGGTCCCAGAGCCGCAGCCTGTGCCTGCCGAAAGCACAGGTGTGTTTACGGGGAGCAGCTCCGTATCCTGCTGATAAGGCTCCTACCTTTGCACTCCCGAGCCACAACAGAGCGCTCGCACCCTCCTCAAACGAGACCTGGAAACGACACCACTGGAAACAGCTTTTAGTGCCgaagctgtgcccagctgggctgggtgccCCGcggagctgctgggggaggaggCAGCTCCGCGCCTTTCACCTTAAATTACTCCGGGGTGATGTGAGGCTCACACAGGACCCTCAAACACGGATCCATCACGCAGCatctgcctccagccctgcccgggCCACAGCGGGTGCCGGGGATGAGGATAAAGAGCGGAGCAAGCGGGGAGAGACATTTCCCCGCCTCTGGTGACTCACGGCTCAGGCGCGTCCAGGGCCAACAATGTGCCTTTGTACTCGGAGATCTCAATGGATTTCTCTTTCGTGGTCTTGTCTGGTTGGCTTTTGAGCCTGTGTAAAGCCCGTAAATCCTGAAATAATGAATCCCACACAGTTTTGCTGCACCTGGCGCAAAGAAAACGCCTCCCTTTGTGGGCACGGAACCTGACATCTGCTGGTTTCACCGCATGCCCGCCTGTCTTTAGAACAAAACAATAAATCCAGCCATTATTcatcccctcccctgccagTCAGGATTTGAGAGTCTTCTATCATTTCTGTCAGCTGCTCGGAGCCTGGGCTGAGTCAGTGGAGCAGTCAAGGGCTGGGCAGTGAGATTTGGCTGGCGAGCAGTGCCCTGGAGCTAATCCCCTGTGTTCACACCCGCGGGGAGCCCCGGCCCGGTGCCCGGAGCTGCTGCTAAGAAGCTCCCGGGAATCTCTCTCGTATTTTGGCACAAGAAGGAGTGTTCGATTACAAAACCCAGGTGTGCTGGTGACAGGGGCCAGCGCTGCGAGGCTGTGATGGAGAAGCGCCGGGGCACGGCTGCGGAGCCGCAGGAGGATGTGGCAGAtacagcagggcaggagcagctgaggaacagcCCCAGGTACAGCCACGGGATGAGGGGACAGCGAGAGAGCAGGGACCAGCACGACTCTGTGGGATTTCACCTTAAACTCGGTTTGTGTCCATCACCCACTGTGTGTACAGGGCatggagggagagagaaggagaaacaggaaagagTAATCCCTGGGATTCTCCAGGATGCTGATTTAAAACCAGGTCACGTGGAACGATTCCAGGATAAAGGATAAAGGATAAAGACCATCTTTCTGGGCACCAGTGGTGCCACAAGGCTGTGCAGTGGGTGAATAAAGGTGATTCCTGTCATCTGTTAGCTGAGGTGAATATGGCACACCCTGCCTCACTGTGGTCCTGACACGTGCAGAATATCCCCAAATGTGGAGGATGGAGAAATGGAGGCTGAGAAATCCCCAGGGCTGAAGAAAAATGGCTCAAATGGCAGAGCTGTCCAGCCTGTTTCTCTTTGTGCTGAGGGGCTGCAGTTACCACATTTATCAGAAGATGAACATGCAGGTGACTGTCAGCATTGGAGATAAGGGAAAAATTGCAGCTGGGAGTTCAAACCAGGGCTGCTCCCTTTGGCAATTCACTCAAACGGGCCCGTGGGAGAGAAAGTGGTTTATCAGAATCCATTCATTGCCTTCTGCCCTGCCGGGGaggtgctgtgttttggagcCGGTCTGTTTTCCCCAGGGGGATTACCAGGCCTTTAACCTCCCTTGGATTTCCCCAGGGCTCTGTTTCTGTGTCTGGGAGGGTGCTCAGGGATTAGCCTTCCTCCCAGGAAGAGGCACAATCCCTAATGCGCTCTAAATTCCTTTAGCACCCCATGCTCACTAAGCCACAGATGCTGCTGGAACCTGAATCACTCTGAGCtatccctgtcctgtccccacgAGTGGATTTGTGGCTCTCAGCTGCTCCCTTGTTTAAATTATCaggattttttgctttcctccaCTTTTAGCTGCACCAGGGCCTCTTGTCTGTCTGGAGCTCTGCTCCCgtgtgttcagctgctgccataCAGAGGTGTCCAGTGCCTGTGGATCCCTCCCCTGCACCACAGGCTCATCACACATCATTTCCCTCACACAGCATCTGCCAAGTGCCATCTCCTGGTTTATAAACCCAGCCagagaacaacaacaacaacaaaaataacaagaaaaaaacagctttcccagaaacattttattaaatcatGTCTTTAGCCCTAGAAACATCCATGTACTCGAGGTCTGGTTATCCcacacaaagcagcagagggCTCCTGAGTCAGGCAGGGTTGGCCCCgtgcctggagagcagcagcagcagccagaaacCACAGCCAGGGTGCTGGGCTCACTGAAACCTCCTTCTCACTCTTCCAAGGAGCcaacctgctgctccagggcccACCGAGAGAGATCATGGTCTTTGTTTATAAAACTCTCCATTAACCTCAGTTTGGCCCCAAACCAGCATATTCCAGGTTGGGGTCTCCAACCCCAGGTCTCTCTTGGGCTCATTTTCAGCTCCTTGTGCCCCTGCTGtgccttcagctcctgctgggatgggggagCAAGGAGGGCTCTGAGTGCTCGGATGTGCCAGGTGGGTGTGTGAGGACCCAGCACAGATGGCTCCAGCCACACTGCCCTGCACTCAAACTGCATTTGGGAAAGGAGCAGCACGCTGTGAGCTCCCTCTGAACTCCACACAGAGCACGGGCAGAATCAGAATCAGCGCTTTATCTTCACAAGGTTTGTCAGCTGATCAATTCCACTGAAGTGGTCTGGGGCTCCCCccattattttgcttctttttctcatttgagTGAAAGAAACTTGCTCAATCATCTCAGAGTATAAGGGGCATTACTGGGCATAGCCTCTCCTTCTCTACATTTACCAGACCCACtgtctctgtctccttttctccttgctACTCAggcactgaattttcttttcagaaagctGCTGATGTCCCCTCACTCTGCAGAGGCAAAGggaactggaaatgaaaactgcTGCCTGAactctgaggggaaaaagatCCCAAAaggctgctggctcccagccccTGAGAGCTCAGGTTGTGTTGTTGCTCGGTATCACAACTGAAGTCACCCAGTTCCAGGAATAGTGTTATTAAGGAACAACAGgaaatacagagcagaaaagcTACAGCCCATTCAGCACATTTGGGTACAACTCCAGCCTGCTTCCCTGGGATGGGGAACACCAAACCCACCCAGCTCCTTCAGtcacccccagctctgggcacagggcacagcacgGAGCAGGATCCCTGCTCAGGGGCCTTGTTTGGCTCTGTTTATCCCTGAGGTTTTCAGGGCATTCCAAAGGTAAGGACAAAGATCCCTGTCCTTGAATTCCCAGCACTGTGTAGGTGGGTTTGTGTTACCACAATGAACAGCTAGCACTACAAACACAAATTAGAAACCAATTATCTCATAACCCCCCACTTTTCACTCAAGCTTTTTGAATCCACCCAATTGCATCTGGGCTGGTCCTGAGCTAGAGACCAGGGGACAGTGGCAGTGACCAGTCCTGGTCCAGTGACCAGTCCACAGCCTCGGCAGCAGCTCCATCACCCAGGGGAGAAACATCCCCCAGGTACaacccagcacatccctgcggaccctgggagcagtggggagcagggcaggggctgtaCCCCAGTGTGGGTGGCTGTAGAGAcaagaaaaagcacagcaggggccaccccaggacacctggggacacaggagcagcccctggggacacaggagcagNNNNNNNNNNNNNNNNNNNNNNNNNNNNNNNNNNNNNNNNNNNNNNNNNNNNNNNNNNNNNNNNNNNNNNNNNNNNNNNNNNNNNNNNNNNNNNNNNNNNNNNNNNNNNNNNNNNNNNNNNNNNNNNNNNNNNNNNNNNNNNNNNNNNNNNNNNNNNNNNCagtccctggggacacaggagcagcccctggggacacaggaccagtccctggggacacaggacCAACATGTGGCTCCAGCAGGTGTTTGGGGGTctctcagctcagcagtgcaggTGGAGAGGCTCCTCCTGCTAAAGGTTTCTAGGGCACTCCTGCTGTGATTATCAGCAGGCCATTGGGATGCTGAGATAAGGAAGAATGGAATGCTGAGTAATTGTCCCCATTCTCAGAACACGGGGCAATAACCTGTGATGGGTCTTATTGTCCTTACCTGTTATTTTTATGGATACTCTAAAAGCAACACAATACTGTGAAAAATTGTTAGGTTGCATTAGTTCTTTAATATTTACTAAACATTTATGGAAAAAAGCAATGTAGTTTCTCTTCAGACAGATTCTTTACATTTAATGTCCACAATGTTTATTCCTTTCGGTCTTTACATTTCTCACACTGACTGGCAGTAAATTGGGCTGGAGTTATTTCTGaaccaaagctgctgctggttccTGGTGCTTTTTGATAGATCATGCACTGCCCCAGCAAGAGGTTATTTCCCATTACCTGTGCCGATGACACAGCAGGATCACCTGGGAATAACAATGATCCCAATCAGGGTCACGGCTCTCAAACCACCCATTTACTCCCTCAGCTCCCACAGGGGAGTCAGAACCAGGCTGACTTGCCAGTAACAGTTTCCAGTTGACTTTGGCTTGTGTTTCCagaatgagaattaaaaaacaCGTCCGTGGAAGATGCAGAAAGCCAGGGATAGGCTGTAGTCAGTGGGACAAAATACAGGATCACAAAGTCTTTACAGATGATGTGGAAAATGGTATCACCCCTCAATAGCCCTTGGGAGGACACTGGGATCCTCGGGAAGGGCTGGCCCTAGCTCCAGGGACTGGCACAGCAAAacccagagcacagagcaaCTCAGcttgagctgagctgagcttttCCTGAGCCCACCTGGCAGCAGGGCCCGGTTCCCCGAGGagaacacagcccagcacatccctggtGGAGGGTTCTGAGAGCAGCTGCCAACTGCAAGGGCCCTGGAAGGATTTTCTCACTCATACACTACCTTACCCTGGACTAAGACATTAATAATATCCAAGTGTGACTCAAACCAGCTTGTGAGAGGCTGAACATTTACAGTCAGACTGAGAGAGCCTGGAATTCCACCTCCAGCAGGATTAAGAATGGGGCCAGGACTAAGGACACGCTCCTGTTCCCAGatcctgccaggctggctg comes from the Parus major isolate Abel chromosome 17, Parus_major1.1, whole genome shotgun sequence genome and includes:
- the TPRN gene encoding taperin gives rise to the protein MRAGPGFPRAPAPKAGPASPPAVPATPPPLPVSPRAATPPAVPVAPQPTVLQPAPPRAVTPPPTGPPRVVTPPPTVSPRAVTPQPTAPPARIVTPQPAPPPRAVTPQPVPPQPTPAPPRAAAPQAVPAAPKAAAPQANCFLHKISSNSFTVTPRGQPPSTRVPEPGAVPAGRPATPKGPPVPSTSPSHARANARRPKAEEAEAAVSPLPSASPAPSATRPLSASAPRAGGSFEIHPAPKPDLAAIPAHDLQAQALAKLRLNSRNSFVFVPRREGSPAQPQVARPGPAPSEEKAPQEPPRASAPEQEEPITSPAAPLDPLVPVTYIDDIVEPDSGELLPRAGPAARTGSLANQPGGAGPDLEMEISSVPLYRPHSAPQQRGGSTFTVVPKRKPVGPGLQALADASGRPQREEEEEEEDGKGRGKAVENADGPQVGISHKKRYPTVNEIEVIGGYLSLERSCMSKTGSRRKKMKISFNETSLQTMFEYPSESSLAEEDEEEEGHASETEEEKSRTFYVPRPNSTLHPSTPNSADLSSYTPKHSVKFSEWQEQKYEGPAAEGPLPKEADAHGNQVMLTPAEKGGLSDFSSEPALYF